The proteins below come from a single Desulfitobacterium metallireducens DSM 15288 genomic window:
- a CDS encoding cyanophycinase, protein MSDYVDGKLLIIGGAEDKKGECKILKRFIQEAGGRESVITVLTAATELPEQVGEEYQELFTKLGGGEIQVLDVADRGGANHESIVRELQKSSGVFFTGGDQLRITGMIGGTLLGKALHQLYERGVIIAGTSAGASVMSDTMIVGGEAGTPKKDTLTMAPGLGLLRSVVIDQHFAQRGRIGRLLMAVSQNPYVLGVGIDEDTSILVHSDGRFFVVGKNTVTVVDASPTIASNVSEISPGQALVLTPVLMHVLSEGYGFDLKRRVAHFHA, encoded by the coding sequence ATGAGTGACTATGTTGATGGCAAACTTTTAATTATTGGTGGAGCTGAGGATAAAAAAGGGGAATGTAAAATTCTCAAACGTTTTATACAGGAAGCGGGTGGGAGAGAAAGCGTGATTACGGTCCTAACAGCGGCGACGGAGCTTCCGGAGCAGGTTGGTGAAGAGTATCAGGAACTCTTTACAAAATTGGGGGGTGGCGAGATTCAAGTCCTCGATGTTGCCGACCGAGGGGGAGCCAACCACGAAAGTATAGTTCGTGAATTGCAAAAATCGTCAGGTGTTTTTTTTACAGGAGGGGATCAGCTGCGGATTACGGGGATGATTGGAGGAACTCTGCTGGGGAAAGCCCTTCATCAGCTCTATGAAAGAGGGGTAATCATTGCAGGGACAAGCGCTGGAGCCTCTGTCATGTCGGATACCATGATTGTGGGTGGGGAAGCAGGTACACCCAAAAAAGATACTTTAACGATGGCTCCAGGGCTCGGGCTTTTACGATCAGTTGTTATTGATCAACATTTTGCGCAGAGGGGAAGAATTGGACGATTATTGATGGCTGTTTCCCAGAATCCCTATGTTTTAGGCGTAGGAATTGATGAGGATACTTCAATCCTGGTTCATTCCGATGGACGTTTTTTTGTCGTGGGCAAGAATACGGTAACGGTGGTCGATGCTTCACCGACAATTGCGAGTAACGTCTCGGAAATCTCTCCAGGGCAGGCCTTAGTGTTGACTCCAGTGCTGATGCACGTTTTATCCGAAGGATATGGCTTCGATCTTAAACGCCGAGTTGCCCATTTTCACGCCTAA
- the purR gene encoding pur operon repressor: MDKMKRAERMVAAMQILMSKPNMLIPLTVLAERFGAAKSTISEDLLALKESLQCTGQGRLETVSGAAGGVRYIPEISQQEKDLFLKDLAERLSVKERILPGSFLYMTDLLYNPTILRPLGLIFAGTFREKKPDIVVTIETKGIPLALVTAEALGVPMVIIRHGNKVTEGSAVSINYVSGSSKRIQSMSLGRRALESGKNVLIIDDFMKAGGTSLGMINLMQEFEVNVVGLGVLMESLTDNEPKLVQHYLSLLQLKELDPAQGLALVTPSPEFI; the protein is encoded by the coding sequence ATGGACAAGATGAAAAGAGCGGAACGTATGGTCGCAGCTATGCAGATCCTAATGTCTAAGCCCAATATGCTTATTCCATTAACCGTATTGGCAGAGCGTTTTGGAGCGGCAAAGTCGACGATTAGTGAAGATTTATTGGCATTAAAAGAAAGCCTACAATGCACGGGTCAGGGCCGTTTGGAAACAGTCTCGGGAGCCGCTGGTGGGGTCCGTTATATTCCGGAAATTTCACAACAGGAAAAAGACCTTTTCCTTAAGGATCTTGCCGAACGTCTCAGTGTAAAAGAACGAATATTACCGGGTAGTTTTCTCTATATGACAGATCTATTGTATAATCCTACGATTTTAAGACCTTTAGGGTTGATTTTCGCAGGGACCTTTCGGGAGAAAAAACCGGATATCGTCGTTACAATTGAAACAAAGGGAATTCCGCTTGCTTTAGTCACGGCTGAGGCTCTAGGGGTACCTATGGTCATTATTCGGCATGGAAATAAAGTGACAGAAGGTTCTGCTGTGAGTATCAATTATGTTTCCGGATCCTCAAAAAGAATTCAGTCAATGTCGTTAGGACGGAGGGCCTTGGAATCGGGGAAAAACGTTTTAATCATTGATGATTTTATGAAGGCAGGTGGAACCTCCTTAGGAATGATCAATTTAATGCAAGAATTTGAGGTCAATGTTGTTGGGTTGGGAGTTCTCATGGAAAGTCTAACGGATAATGAGCCTAAGCTTGTTCAGCATTACCTTTCGCTACTCCAACTCAAGGAATTAGATCCGGCGCAGGGGTTAGCACTTGTTACCCCTTCACCAGAATTTATATAA
- the glmU gene encoding bifunctional UDP-N-acetylglucosamine diphosphorylase/glucosamine-1-phosphate N-acetyltransferase GlmU encodes MPNWAAVILAAGKGTRMKSKLPKVMHHLAGKPMISHVLDLVTKNKIERSLVILGHGREQIEEFLSGQTEIVIQAEQLGTGHALMQADPYLDGVDNIVVLSGDQPLIRPETLAELIRIHAHSQGAATVLTAQFENPYGYGRVVKDGENFVKIVEEKDATIEERAIQEINTGTYCFNVAKLREALQKITPQNAQGEYYLTEVFDIFMTQGEKIATYCTEDVNEALGINSRVQLAEAEHVFRERILKHWMDEGVTIIDPSSTFIGSEVKLSRDVVIEPFTTLKGKTQVEEDAILGPQTTLEDCFCGTGCQVAYSVANKAQIGPRCNIGPFAYLRPGTVLEEGVKVGDFVEIKNSKIGRGSKVPHLSYVGDSQVGQSVNIGAGTITCNYDGINKHQTIIGDNVFIGSNTNLVAPVEVGEGAITGAGSTITKNVPAYALAVERSAQKLKENWARNKK; translated from the coding sequence ATGCCTAATTGGGCAGCAGTCATCCTGGCTGCGGGGAAAGGGACACGAATGAAATCTAAGCTTCCTAAGGTGATGCATCACTTGGCAGGGAAGCCGATGATTTCGCATGTCCTGGATCTAGTGACGAAGAATAAAATAGAACGCTCTTTAGTGATTTTAGGACACGGGCGGGAACAGATTGAGGAGTTTCTATCTGGACAGACTGAAATTGTTATTCAAGCAGAACAGTTAGGGACAGGCCATGCACTAATGCAAGCGGACCCTTATCTTGATGGAGTGGATAATATCGTAGTCTTGAGCGGAGACCAACCCTTAATTCGGCCGGAAACCTTAGCCGAACTCATCCGTATTCATGCTCATAGTCAAGGAGCTGCAACAGTTCTCACAGCCCAGTTTGAAAATCCTTACGGATATGGACGTGTTGTTAAGGATGGAGAGAATTTTGTTAAGATAGTGGAAGAAAAGGATGCAACTATAGAAGAACGAGCCATCCAAGAAATTAATACGGGAACTTACTGTTTTAATGTGGCCAAACTTAGGGAAGCTCTACAGAAGATTACACCTCAAAATGCCCAAGGTGAATATTACCTCACTGAAGTTTTTGATATATTTATGACCCAGGGAGAAAAAATTGCAACATATTGTACGGAAGATGTCAATGAAGCCTTAGGGATCAATAGTCGAGTCCAATTAGCTGAAGCCGAGCATGTATTTCGCGAGCGTATTCTTAAACACTGGATGGATGAAGGAGTTACGATTATTGATCCGTCATCGACCTTTATTGGTAGTGAGGTTAAGCTCAGCCGTGATGTAGTAATCGAACCCTTCACGACTTTAAAGGGCAAAACCCAAGTAGAGGAGGATGCCATCCTGGGTCCACAAACTACGCTCGAGGACTGCTTCTGTGGTACGGGATGTCAAGTCGCATACTCGGTGGCTAATAAGGCGCAAATCGGACCACGATGTAACATTGGACCCTTTGCCTATCTAAGGCCGGGAACGGTCTTAGAGGAAGGGGTTAAAGTGGGGGATTTTGTAGAGATCAAAAACAGTAAGATTGGTCGAGGAAGCAAGGTGCCTCATTTAAGCTATGTGGGAGATTCTCAAGTGGGTCAATCCGTTAACATTGGTGCAGGGACTATTACTTGTAACTATGACGGAATTAATAAACATCAGACCATAATTGGGGATAATGTTTTTATTGGTAGTAATACTAATCTAGTAGCTCCAGTGGAAGTTGGCGAAGGGGCTATAACCGGTGCTGGTTCAACTATTACGAAGAATGTACCAGCTTATGCATTGGCTGTGGAGCGGAGTGCCCAAAAATTAAAGGAAAATTGGGCCCGTAATAAGAAATAA
- a CDS encoding ribose-phosphate diphosphokinase: MSVKELKVFCGNANRELAEEITEYLGVPLGESKVKRFQDGEIAIEINESVRGADVFVVQPTCNPTNDNIMELLIMIDALKRASARRITPVIPYYGYARQERKSRARDPITAKLMANLITTAGADRVVTMDLHAPAIQGFFDIPVDHLPGVPILAEYFLDKGLKDLAVVSPDLGGVQRSRNLAERIGASLAIIDKRRPEPNVSQIMNVIGDIQGKTVIMIDDIIDTAGTITLGAQALIDRGAKEVYACCTHAVLSGPALDRLEKSVIKEVIVTNTIPLDPEHKIPKIKTLSVAPLLGSAIVRIHEDLSVSKLFS, translated from the coding sequence ATGTCGGTCAAGGAGTTAAAAGTATTTTGTGGCAACGCTAACCGCGAACTAGCAGAAGAAATTACGGAGTATCTTGGGGTGCCACTAGGAGAGTCTAAAGTTAAACGCTTCCAAGATGGTGAGATTGCCATTGAAATTAATGAGAGTGTTCGGGGTGCGGACGTTTTTGTCGTACAACCGACTTGCAATCCAACCAATGATAATATTATGGAACTTCTGATCATGATTGATGCGTTAAAACGGGCTTCCGCTCGCCGCATTACTCCAGTAATCCCTTATTACGGGTATGCTCGACAAGAAAGGAAATCAAGAGCGCGTGACCCGATTACCGCTAAACTTATGGCCAACTTAATCACGACCGCAGGAGCAGATAGGGTAGTCACTATGGATCTCCATGCTCCGGCCATTCAGGGATTTTTTGATATTCCAGTGGATCATTTACCGGGTGTGCCGATTCTAGCGGAGTACTTCCTGGATAAAGGACTTAAGGACCTTGCGGTGGTTTCTCCAGATTTAGGGGGAGTACAACGCTCACGGAATCTAGCCGAAAGAATAGGAGCTTCACTTGCTATTATCGATAAACGACGCCCAGAACCGAATGTTTCGCAGATTATGAATGTTATTGGTGATATTCAAGGTAAGACGGTAATCATGATTGACGACATTATTGATACTGCAGGGACGATTACGCTAGGAGCTCAAGCCTTAATAGATCGGGGAGCAAAAGAAGTTTATGCCTGTTGTACTCACGCTGTTTTATCTGGCCCAGCTCTCGATCGACTTGAGAAATCAGTAATTAAAGAAGTTATTGTTACGAATACGATACCGCTTGATCCCGAACATAAGATCCCCAAAATTAAGACACTTTCTGTGGCTCCTTTGTTAGGATCAGCCATCGTCCGCATTCATGAGGATCTTTCAGTGAGTAAGCTATTTAGTTAA
- the ispE gene encoding 4-(cytidine 5'-diphospho)-2-C-methyl-D-erythritol kinase, with the protein MKADDLVTFAYAKINLGLSVKGKRPDGYHELQTVMQTIELHDTVKISRVGNDEIECLCGGLSGPRNLAYQAARLFREGINSHQGIRLEIEKKIPIQAGLAGGSADAAATLRGLNQLYNQPYSQEEILQLANQLGSDIAFCLNGGTQWAEGRGEKLLPLTDVPEMFLIIVKPQQGINTGESYRKFDQLGKSHPLSFHAWDEALQSGSVEKIASLLSNDLEAGSQIILPLIERLKEGLKENGCYGALMSGSGSAVFGIAHSAEHAQEIAHSLQKRGYLSWATKTITP; encoded by the coding sequence ATGAAAGCAGATGATCTTGTAACGTTCGCATATGCGAAGATCAATTTGGGGCTTTCTGTGAAAGGAAAGCGCCCAGATGGGTATCATGAGTTACAGACGGTGATGCAAACCATTGAGCTTCATGATACGGTGAAGATATCTCGAGTCGGAAATGATGAGATTGAATGCCTTTGTGGAGGGTTAAGCGGACCGAGGAATTTAGCCTATCAAGCGGCAAGGCTTTTTAGGGAGGGGATTAATTCCCATCAGGGTATCCGTCTTGAAATTGAAAAGAAAATCCCGATTCAAGCGGGTTTAGCCGGTGGAAGCGCAGATGCAGCGGCAACGTTGAGAGGGTTAAATCAGCTATACAATCAACCTTATTCTCAAGAGGAAATTCTTCAACTTGCTAATCAGTTAGGCTCAGATATCGCCTTTTGTCTAAACGGAGGAACGCAATGGGCCGAAGGACGGGGTGAAAAACTTCTGCCTTTAACGGATGTTCCAGAGATGTTTTTGATCATAGTAAAACCTCAGCAGGGGATTAATACAGGCGAATCTTATCGGAAATTTGATCAGTTAGGGAAAAGTCATCCGCTTTCCTTTCATGCTTGGGATGAGGCTTTGCAATCCGGTTCTGTTGAGAAAATTGCTTCATTATTGAGTAATGATCTAGAAGCAGGATCGCAAATAATTTTGCCATTGATTGAAAGATTAAAAGAGGGTCTAAAGGAGAACGGTTGCTATGGGGCTCTTATGTCGGGAAGCGGATCTGCTGTTTTCGGAATTGCTCATTCTGCGGAGCACGCTCAAGAGATAGCCCATTCCTTGCAGAAGAGAGGATATTTATCTTGGGCGACTAAAACAATAACGCCATAG
- the cphA gene encoding cyanophycin synthetase: MEIKSIQAIQGANVYSYRPIIRTVVDLQEWAEKESKTLGDFNSRLVQILPNLYEHHCSRGKPGGFIERLQEGTFIGHVMEHVTIELLTLTGQTIPYGKTMSILESPGEYEIIFNYDSLEAGIEGFKQGFKVVEQLLAGELPDVKISLERIRQVKEEFELGASTRSILEAANERGIPVQRLNEGSLLQLGYGRNQRRIQAAMTDQTSCIGVDIACDKELTKQLLYEGGVPTPRGDSTESEEEAVEIFHWLGKPSVVKPYNGNQGKGVSLKLETEGEVRAAFRVAQTYSNRVLVEEYVEGQNYRLLVIGNQLVAVAERIPASVIGDGVSSIEQLVQKVNENPLRGEDHEKLLTKIKIDPVVIMSLAQKKLTLEFVPDEGELVYLRDSANLSTGGIAKDVTALVHPENAELAIYAARIIGLDIAGVDLVIEDIGISYREQKGAIIEINAAPGIRMHQHPSLGIPIDVGRKIVDHVLPKGNGRIPIVSITGTNGKTTTTRMIGKMLADRHLNVGMTTTDGVYIGGKLLMSGDTTGPESARMILRHPDVQVAVLETARGGILRSGLAYDYADIAVITNAAKDHLGQYGVETLEDIAHVKSLVAEVVKPHSHVVLNADDPLVVQMARKTKGRVIFFSREKDNLTVRKHLACGGTAVFVRRGVILLCQGDQSYKICTVKQLPITWEGRAVHNLQNALGAIAAGWALGLTAEDIHLSLREFTSDPEYNRGRLNLYEIGGVNVFIDYGHNAAGIQEVINTLKKFKASSVVGCVTVPGDRSDETIREVARVAAQGFHRLIIREDEDLRGRKPGEIAKIMLEEARSAGMDLKQISVVLPEREAFKYGIEHCRAGEIFVMFYENLKPIEEEIRLRLNQQDMTGFGIPQKVATGEAG; this comes from the coding sequence ATGGAGATAAAAAGTATCCAGGCGATTCAGGGTGCTAATGTCTATAGTTATCGGCCAATCATCCGAACCGTTGTGGATCTCCAGGAATGGGCAGAAAAAGAAAGCAAAACACTGGGGGATTTTAACTCGCGTTTAGTCCAGATCCTTCCTAATCTTTATGAGCACCACTGCTCACGGGGAAAACCGGGTGGTTTTATCGAGCGGCTCCAGGAGGGAACGTTCATTGGCCATGTTATGGAGCATGTGACTATTGAACTTTTAACCCTCACAGGACAAACTATTCCTTATGGTAAAACAATGTCTATTCTGGAATCCCCAGGAGAGTATGAAATCATCTTTAATTATGATTCCTTAGAGGCGGGAATTGAGGGTTTCAAACAAGGGTTTAAGGTTGTTGAACAACTCCTTGCAGGGGAGCTTCCTGATGTTAAGATATCGCTAGAACGAATACGACAAGTTAAGGAAGAGTTTGAGCTTGGCGCTTCAACCCGGTCAATCCTGGAAGCGGCAAATGAAAGAGGAATACCCGTACAACGGTTAAATGAAGGAAGTCTGCTTCAGCTGGGGTATGGTCGTAATCAAAGACGAATTCAAGCGGCAATGACTGATCAGACAAGTTGTATCGGAGTTGATATTGCCTGTGATAAGGAGTTAACCAAACAGCTTCTTTATGAAGGGGGAGTTCCTACTCCAAGAGGGGATAGCACAGAGAGTGAGGAGGAAGCTGTCGAGATTTTTCATTGGTTGGGCAAGCCGTCTGTAGTGAAGCCCTATAATGGAAATCAAGGAAAAGGGGTTAGCCTTAAATTAGAGACCGAGGGTGAAGTTCGTGCAGCGTTTAGGGTTGCGCAAACCTATAGCAATCGCGTCTTGGTGGAAGAATATGTGGAGGGACAAAATTATCGGCTCTTAGTGATAGGAAACCAACTTGTAGCTGTAGCGGAGCGGATTCCAGCTAGCGTGATTGGAGATGGAGTTTCGAGTATAGAACAATTAGTCCAGAAAGTGAATGAGAATCCCTTGCGGGGTGAAGATCATGAAAAACTCCTCACTAAGATTAAAATTGATCCTGTAGTGATTATGTCTTTAGCCCAGAAGAAGTTGACTTTGGAGTTTGTACCCGATGAAGGGGAGCTTGTTTATCTTCGAGATAGTGCCAATTTAAGTACGGGTGGGATTGCTAAAGATGTTACTGCACTTGTCCATCCTGAAAATGCAGAATTAGCAATATACGCTGCACGGATAATTGGATTGGATATTGCAGGTGTTGATTTAGTTATTGAGGATATTGGAATCTCTTATCGGGAACAAAAGGGGGCAATTATTGAAATTAATGCTGCGCCTGGGATTCGCATGCATCAGCATCCCTCTCTCGGAATACCTATCGATGTGGGTCGGAAAATTGTTGACCATGTTTTACCCAAGGGTAACGGGAGAATCCCTATTGTTTCTATAACAGGCACAAATGGCAAAACAACAACAACCCGAATGATTGGGAAAATGTTGGCCGATCGACATCTTAATGTAGGGATGACGACGACAGATGGAGTTTATATCGGGGGTAAGCTTCTCATGAGCGGGGATACAACAGGCCCAGAAAGTGCTCGCATGATCTTACGCCATCCGGATGTGCAGGTTGCCGTTTTGGAAACAGCGCGTGGCGGGATTTTACGGTCGGGTTTAGCCTATGATTATGCGGATATAGCCGTGATTACTAATGCAGCAAAAGATCATTTGGGTCAATATGGTGTAGAGACGCTTGAAGATATTGCTCATGTCAAGAGCCTTGTTGCTGAGGTGGTGAAGCCGCATAGCCATGTTGTATTGAATGCGGATGACCCGTTGGTTGTTCAAATGGCGCGTAAAACGAAAGGGCGGGTTATCTTTTTCAGTAGAGAAAAGGATAACCTAACCGTTCGTAAACATTTGGCCTGTGGTGGGACGGCTGTTTTTGTTCGCCGTGGCGTAATTTTACTTTGCCAAGGGGATCAAAGCTATAAAATTTGCACGGTCAAACAACTTCCCATTACCTGGGAGGGGAGAGCTGTTCATAATCTTCAGAATGCCTTAGGGGCAATTGCTGCAGGTTGGGCGTTAGGATTGACGGCAGAGGATATTCATTTGTCCTTGAGGGAATTCACCTCTGATCCGGAATATAACCGAGGACGTCTCAATCTTTATGAAATCGGCGGAGTTAATGTCTTCATCGATTATGGACATAATGCCGCCGGAATTCAGGAAGTGATCAATACTTTAAAAAAATTTAAAGCGAGTTCTGTCGTGGGGTGTGTTACCGTGCCAGGAGATCGTTCCGATGAAACAATACGGGAAGTTGCTCGTGTAGCGGCTCAGGGATTTCACCGTTTAATTATCCGAGAGGATGAAGATTTACGAGGAAGAAAACCAGGAGAAATTGCGAAGATTATGCTTGAGGAAGCGCGCTCTGCGGGGATGGATCTTAAGCAAATCTCGGTTGTTTTACCGGAACGGGAAGCCTTCAAATATGGTATTGAGCATTGCCGTGCGGGTGAGATTTTTGTGATGTTTTATGAGAATCTAAAGCCTATAGAAGAGGAAATTCGGCTTCGCCTGAATCAACAAGACATGACTGGATTTGGGATACCTCAAAAAGTGGCAACAGGCGAGGCAGGCTAA
- a CDS encoding GntR family transcriptional regulator, whose protein sequence is MERKLVPVKLDSYKPLREIVFESLREAIISGLLEPGERLMEIQLADEMGVSRTPVREAIRKLELEGFVVMIPRKGAYVAGVSDKDVADVFEIRAALEGLAASLAAERITDEEIEQMERMILYRSGEEVDMEKIVEADTDFHALVYKASRNERLITILANLREQIQRFRATSLAYPGRLKDAVEEHQGIVDALSSHNVEEAQALAMAHIVTAENVMFEALRLTKGKKEAEKVQEKDKE, encoded by the coding sequence TTGGAAAGAAAACTAGTTCCGGTTAAACTCGATAGCTATAAACCGCTTCGAGAGATTGTTTTTGAATCTTTACGTGAAGCCATTATCAGCGGGCTGCTTGAACCGGGAGAACGACTGATGGAGATACAATTAGCAGATGAAATGGGGGTTAGCCGTACTCCTGTTCGAGAGGCGATTCGCAAATTAGAATTAGAAGGGTTTGTCGTGATGATTCCTCGCAAGGGAGCTTATGTTGCAGGAGTCAGCGATAAGGACGTTGCTGACGTTTTTGAAATCCGCGCCGCCTTGGAAGGATTAGCTGCAAGTTTGGCCGCAGAGCGGATAACCGATGAGGAAATTGAGCAGATGGAGCGGATGATTCTTTACCGTTCAGGAGAAGAAGTTGATATGGAGAAAATTGTGGAAGCGGACACGGATTTTCATGCACTCGTTTATAAAGCCAGCCGTAATGAACGATTGATTACGATTTTAGCTAATTTACGTGAGCAGATTCAACGTTTTCGGGCAACCTCGCTAGCGTATCCTGGGCGACTAAAAGATGCAGTCGAGGAACATCAGGGAATCGTTGATGCCTTATCTAGCCACAATGTAGAAGAAGCTCAGGCTTTAGCCATGGCTCATATTGTGACTGCAGAGAATGTTATGTTTGAAGCCCTGCGTTTAACTAAAGGAAAAAAGGAAGCAGAGAAAGTACAGGAAAAAGATAAGGAATAG
- the spoVG gene encoding septation regulator SpoVG, translating to MNITDVRVRKVNVEGKMKAVVSVTFDNAFVVHDVKVVEGTNGLFVAMPSRKTPEGEFRDIAHPISSAAREVIQTAVLKAYQEAM from the coding sequence GTGAATATTACTGATGTACGAGTTCGGAAAGTGAATGTTGAAGGTAAGATGAAAGCAGTCGTTTCGGTAACATTTGACAATGCGTTTGTCGTTCATGATGTGAAGGTTGTTGAAGGTACAAATGGTTTATTTGTTGCGATGCCAAGCCGTAAAACTCCGGAAGGGGAATTTCGTGACATAGCTCACCCTATTTCCTCTGCGGCGCGTGAAGTTATTCAGACCGCTGTTTTAAAAGCCTATCAAGAAGCGATGTAG
- a CDS encoding PRC-barrel domain-containing protein — protein MKPSRKFLSLPIVSLSEGQHIGYVKSLVIDARTKSLAALVVDLKGFFKDQRIIPYGKVISVGDDAITIDKGAHVEKSANLPEILSLIKEKLSIIGTRVITQSGKTLGVAEEYFIESETGRITQIQISGGKLEGLLNGKAILQAEYISTIGQDVIVTEKGSETHLVTADKGLSDSFKSLVHSTSHLASETTHSFGKYFKKKEPLDFAQEPREGESLPLDQDGVIVTESTLEPSETTEIASSPSASASEEDSSSSAPNPITKENLV, from the coding sequence ATGAAACCAAGCCGTAAATTTTTATCTTTACCGATTGTTTCCCTGAGCGAAGGACAACATATCGGTTATGTCAAAAGTCTAGTTATTGATGCCCGCACCAAATCCCTTGCTGCTCTCGTAGTTGACCTTAAAGGGTTCTTTAAGGACCAACGCATCATTCCCTACGGTAAAGTCATCAGCGTAGGCGATGATGCCATCACGATTGACAAAGGAGCGCATGTTGAAAAATCTGCAAATCTGCCCGAGATCCTCAGCTTAATTAAAGAAAAGCTCTCAATTATTGGCACACGCGTCATTACGCAAAGTGGTAAAACCCTCGGAGTTGCTGAAGAGTATTTTATTGAATCAGAAACAGGACGAATTACCCAAATTCAGATCTCAGGCGGCAAGCTTGAGGGTCTTCTCAATGGCAAAGCTATCCTCCAGGCAGAGTATATATCAACGATTGGGCAAGATGTCATTGTTACTGAAAAAGGAAGTGAGACGCATCTTGTGACAGCAGATAAAGGATTAAGCGACAGCTTTAAATCCTTAGTCCACTCTACCTCCCATCTAGCCAGCGAAACAACGCATTCCTTCGGAAAATACTTCAAGAAAAAAGAGCCACTAGATTTTGCCCAAGAACCACGTGAAGGTGAAAGTCTCCCTCTGGATCAAGATGGCGTGATTGTTACCGAATCCACTCTGGAGCCCTCTGAAACCACTGAAATAGCCTCCTCCCCCTCAGCAAGTGCTTCAGAGGAAGATTCCAGTTCTTCTGCTCCAAACCCGATAACTAAAGAAAACTTGGTTTGA
- a CDS encoding DUF4362 domain-containing protein yields the protein MKHKVFVMGIPILLLIAFLMGIASLFYGIPFGNLIAKHYIKQYSNVKYSHVEHRMGNVNYNFKNSAYHASILDSNGSLITEIAYSLGTNSLYDSSYNDEISKDFKANINGLLSKEYPSIETTFVYVWEEVDANQDFNRADLKKKHRIDVSMNDKSTTISTDESKKKFTEIVRKIFNSVEGQYNAESSQIMYDNHHDMMEVLIGNEQSKLPDEELQKLIHVIHTYDGTENPVVKAEAITVDSIDEFVDYVHQDLSAKYQVTQTTEEGDAIIQTLEYDGTTIKFTFDNTQDKFAGNSKGVITKEYLKIDKEGGLCYLLDKDGNKSVFPL from the coding sequence TTGAAGCATAAAGTTTTTGTAATGGGTATCCCAATTTTACTTTTAATAGCTTTTCTTATGGGAATAGCATCTCTCTTCTATGGCATACCTTTCGGAAACCTTATTGCAAAACATTATATTAAACAATATTCTAATGTTAAGTATAGTCATGTCGAACATAGAATGGGCAACGTTAATTATAACTTCAAGAACTCAGCATACCATGCCTCGATTTTAGATAGTAATGGGAGCCTTATAACTGAAATTGCTTATAGCTTAGGAACTAATTCTTTGTATGATTCAAGTTACAATGATGAGATTAGTAAAGATTTTAAAGCAAATATAAATGGTTTACTATCAAAAGAATATCCTTCAATAGAAACTACATTTGTTTATGTATGGGAAGAGGTAGATGCGAACCAAGATTTTAATAGAGCTGATCTAAAGAAAAAACATAGGATAGATGTTTCCATGAATGACAAATCGACCACAATAAGCACTGATGAAAGCAAAAAAAAGTTTACCGAAATAGTGAGAAAAATATTTAATTCAGTAGAAGGCCAATACAATGCAGAATCGTCACAAATAATGTACGATAATCATCACGACATGATGGAAGTATTGATAGGGAACGAACAAAGTAAATTACCCGATGAAGAACTGCAAAAATTGATTCATGTAATACATACCTATGATGGTACAGAGAATCCAGTAGTCAAAGCAGAAGCAATTACCGTTGACAGTATTGATGAGTTCGTTGATTATGTTCACCAAGACTTAAGCGCTAAATATCAAGTAACCCAAACGACTGAAGAAGGAGACGCAATTATTCAGACCTTAGAATATGACGGAACAACTATTAAATTTACTTTCGATAATACACAGGACAAATTTGCAGGAAATAGCAAAGGCGTAATAACTAAGGAATATCTAAAAATAGATAAGGAAGGCGGCCTTTGTTATTTACTAGATAAAGACGGAAATAAAAGTGTTTTCCCTTTATGA
- a CDS encoding L,D-transpeptidase codes for MPQRQIVIHRSSRQLELHEGNKVIARYPIAIGKSNTPTPTGTYSVASKYINPGGVFGSRWLGLSIPHYGIHGTSNPASIGTSASKGCIRMHNNHVEALYQQVGVGTPVIIKP; via the coding sequence ATGCCCCAACGTCAAATTGTCATTCACCGTTCCAGTCGTCAACTTGAACTTCATGAGGGAAATAAAGTGATCGCGCGTTACCCGATTGCTATTGGCAAATCTAACACGCCAACACCTACCGGGACTTACTCAGTTGCCAGTAAATATATAAATCCCGGTGGTGTATTTGGCAGCCGCTGGTTAGGACTCTCCATCCCTCATTACGGAATTCACGGAACAAGTAACCCCGCAAGCATTGGAACAAGTGCTTCAAAGGGATGCATTCGTATGCATAATAATCATGTCGAAGCCCTCTATCAACAAGTAGGGGTTGGTACACCAGTGATTATTAAGCCTTAA